In a single window of the Procambarus clarkii isolate CNS0578487 chromosome 51, FALCON_Pclarkii_2.0, whole genome shotgun sequence genome:
- the LOC123774573 gene encoding pancreas transcription factor 1 subunit alpha yields the protein MYSMDGFDMEALNRQFFESAAFSEFQAGVVFEPGSGGSSPAHLDQENTYLMFEGDSGGSSPSHNDQENTVLRRKKKRRCLMAQMQQRQAANMRERKRMQSINDAFEGLRAHIPTLPYEKRLSKVDTLRLAIGYISFLAELVASDRAPDPHLHPPNHNDANRKVIVRSSRTSVDSVPHSLTWSHVRPHVINGKVSAKTWIPEPQKRQ from the exons ATGTACAGCATGGACGGCTTCGATATGGAGGCGCTCAACAGGCAGTTCTTCGAGTCGGCGGCCTTCAGCGAGTTCCAGGCCGGGGTGGTCTTCGAGCCGGGGAGTGGCGGCTCCTCCCCCGCTCATCTCGACCAAGAGAACACG TACCTGATGTTTGAGGGCGACAGCGGAGGCTCCTCTCCGTCACACAACGACCAGGAGAACACG GTGCTGCGCAGGAAGAAGAAGCGGCGGTGTCTGATGGCGCAGATGCAGCAGCGCCAGGCGGCCAACATGCGCGAACGCAAGCGCATGCAGAGCATCAACGACGCATTCGAGGGCCTTCGCGCGCACATCCCGACCCTCCCGTATGAAAAGCGGCTCTCGAAG GTGGACACCCTGCGCCTGGCCATCGGGTACATCAGCTTCCTGGCAGAGCTGGTGGCGAGCGACCGGGCGCCCgaccctcaccttcacccgcctaaCCATAACGACGCCAACAGGAAGGTCATCGTCAGGAGTTCTAGAA CGAGTGTGGATagcgtgccacactccctcacctggtCCCACGTCCGCCCACACGTTATTAATGGCAAGGTGTCCGCCAAGACATGGATCCCAGAGCCGCAGAAGCGCCAGTGA